The genomic window TCAGTGCCCAACCCAGCAACGAGACCGGAGGGTCGGTCACATTGCACAGTTCGATCCAGTCCGAGTGCTTCCCGTCTACATCCAGAATGCCGGTGCTGTTTGAAGTGATGAATCGCGTCTTTCAGGACCCTATCAGGTTATGTCATGGGTTGCGCCTATGACACCCCAGTGCTTCCATTACACACGTCCTACCGCAAATGAAACGAGTAGCCCTCGACGTCTGAGGCGCGGACAGGAACCTACCCTCGGCAAACCAGTTGACTTTTGGTGAGGCGTAGGGCATATTATGGACATAGAAGTCCACTATTTGGGGATCGCATATGTTCAGGCTCTATTCCAAGGGATGCGAGTATGCACTTCGGGCACTAACGTGCGCCGCGTCCCAGAAAGACACCTCGCGGTTTCAGGCGAAGGATGTGTGCAAAAAGGCCGGAATTCCGGAGTCTTTTACGCGAAAGGTCTTTCAAGCACTGACCCAGGGCGGTTTCCTGCAGGCCGTTAGGGGACCGGGTGGTGGCTACGAGTTGAGCCGGCCCCCGGAGGAGATAACGCTCAGAGACGTTATCGAGGCGGTTGAGGGACAAGACACGTTCAGTCACTGTGTGCTCGGATTTCCAACCTGCGGGGAGAAGCACCCGTGTCCGCTACATGAGACGTGGGC from Candidatus Hydrogenedentota bacterium includes these protein-coding regions:
- a CDS encoding Rrf2 family transcriptional regulator, whose amino-acid sequence is MFRLYSKGCEYALRALTCAASQKDTSRFQAKDVCKKAGIPESFTRKVFQALTQGGFLQAVRGPGGGYELSRPPEEITLRDVIEAVEGQDTFSHCVLGFPTCGEKHPCPLHETWAAAKTELLAQLEQRSLRDLADTTTRKKKRAFVRED